TGGATCCGAGACGGAGAGAGATTTCTGGGGATATCAAATTGGAGGACAGTCGGAATTTTGGTCGGAAATCGGGAAAAATAAGGCTGCCCGATTTTAGGGTTTTGGTTTTTAGGGTTTAGAAAAAAAATGGTGGGCTATTGGCTTTAGAGTTAGAACAAAGTGTATGATAACGTGATGAAGGATTAATGATAGAGACAAAAAGATAGCAAGAGAATCATCATCTTATTCATTGATAGGAGCCCTTTATATAGGGAATTACATAATACCAATATGGTAAGGATATGAATACATAGATTTCGTCTAACTACATATCCTATTAGCATAAGACCAAGACACACATGGAGAATATTCTAAAACATGATATGTAATTTTCACTACTATATATGTTGGCCTCAAAATTCAAAAATGGAGTCTACGCCTCAAGTACACTATCTGGGCACGAATTTTGAGATCTAAAAAGTCAAAGAAAAGAGGGATGGCACCCCATTAATTATCTCCAATATCAAGCCCCATTTCTCAACTGTCCACGCCCATGAAACTCGTTATAATTAAGCCCGAGTGTGAGAGCAGAGTAACTTTCTTCTTCTGCTTCTCCTTCTTCGTTCTCTAGCTCACAAATCTCTTTTGTCTTCCTCTCTCTCGCTTCATTTGAGCACAGCCAAAATCGAAGATGACGAACCAGCTGGAGAGCTTGGTGGAGTCGATCAAGTCGAAGGTGAGAGCTCTGAAGAAGAAGTCCAAGAAACCCTACATAAAGATGGACAAGAGCTCCAGCGTCAAGGTCGAGATCCGTAGCAAAAAGGCTCGGAAGCTCATTGACAAGACTCTTAAGCTCGCTGATCGTCCCGGAAAGCGTTTTGTCTCTTGAAATTTCCACACTCCATACACATCTGACATTTCTATATCGATCTGGACACGTATATGTACACCAGTGGCAATGGTTCATGAATAGTTAGCTTGGTTATTTAGCTAGGGTGATTTCACGACGACGACGATGATTGTAATCGGGGTCGTCTTCTGTGTTTTTGTTTTGTCTTTGTTGGCTTCCGATCCTGTGTTTTCGACGCTTTGAACCGTTTCGGATTTGCTTTGATGAATGATGATTCTGTTTGATGACTATTCCTTTTCTTTCATGATTGATTAATTATGATGCAATCTCAACCGATTATAAGGGAAATAAAAAGGAGAAAAAGAGAGAGGCTAGTTCCTCTCTCTCGCACTCGGAAAATAATAACGAAATGATGAGCAAACGGACGGCTATATATTAGCGATGATCGTCGGACACGGTCATACTCTAATCCGAATTTTACGTTACGGATTAGAAACTTGATTATGCTGAACTGTTCACAGATCAGAGAGACTTGATCAGTATGAGTTTGTTAATTAGAAACAAATTGGATCTCTTATGTTTTGTTTAGCTTTTCCGTTCTTGCACCGAAGAATGAGTCTTGCCGGTGGATTTTTTTGGTTTGTAATGCACAAAATCTGAAAGATCCAGTTACTTGGGACCAAATCTATCTTGAATGTAAGCATTGTGCACCATGTTCCACATTTGTGTTCAAAGTTTCAAACCGTTTTGGATCCAAACATTGTAGCATGTAAAATAAAAACCATATTTCATCGCGTGCAAAACGTTAAGCACATTCCGTCAGACATTATAATAGTATCTGATATTATTAAAACCTCTAACTAAGTGACTTCTGTGGTCATTCTATTGTATGAAAATAACCTTCAACTACCATGTTGTAAAAGAAGAAGAAAAAAAGTTTGAAATAATATAATGATATTTCTAGTTAGCATTGTGAAAGTTTGAAATAATATTAGGAGTTCAGATTCAGAGGAAGAGAGCGCAGCTACAGATGGTACCTGACCCAGTACGTACTGATTTAGTTTCTCATCATTAGAAGAGGAGCCCTTTTCATACTACAGAGTCAATGGTCTTATTACAGGTATTAAGATACGGGATCCCATACTTCACATGATTCATTAATTTAAGAGAAGCAACATTGATTGATTCCATGACTTCTCATCAATTATTTGCATGTCACTAATACTCACGACCATATTAGACTTACTCAAAACTTTCATTAGATGGCCTTAGTATACCCATTTTGAAACTAGCAGTAATGTCACAAATCCACCTTATAATTAAACCACAGGTGAACTTGCTGCAGAATTAGAGAAAGTATGTTCCATGATGCATCAACTCATTGAAGCCCAGCACTTGTGAACAAGACATCTCAACATACCATGACACTGATAACAAGCATGGAGTACTCAAAAAACTGTATTTGGCAGCAACCCCTACTGCATAACAATAAAGGAATACATGGACATCAACGGGTACGAAAGTAAGGGAAACCTAACACATCCATAGTAAGATACTAAGATACTGAGTGTCCCTTTCACAAAGAAAAAATAAAAAGAGAAAAAGATTCGAGTGATCATAGAGGGAGGATTTTGATGCCAAACCAACAAACTAATTTGAAGCCAAACCTAAGTTTGTCAAGCTATCTGCAACTCATGAATACCCCTCTTTCAGAATGTGAGAGCAACGAATCGGTCGAACACGATTTAAGCATGTTCATGACTTAGCAATTAATAGAGGCCATGGTGGGATCTCCAGCCTGTTTGAGCCCAGTAGGTACTTTTGGTCCAAGACTCGGGGTACGTTTTGAATAACATTTGGGCCAGTACCTGTGGCCCTTTTTTAATGTGAAGCCCACGAAGGGTGGCGAAGTCTGGCAACACGCGAGCTGGAGTTTGGCAAAGATTCCGATACCCCGCGGGATTCGATGTCCTTGCGGGATCCTTTGTTTCAGTTCGTGTAGGATTCTGCAGTACATGGCGAGGTAGAGTTGG
The window above is part of the Fragaria vesca subsp. vesca linkage group LG2, FraVesHawaii_1.0, whole genome shotgun sequence genome. Proteins encoded here:
- the LOC101305138 gene encoding uncharacterized protein LOC101305138, giving the protein MTNQLESLVESIKSKVRALKKKSKKPYIKMDKSSSVKVEIRSKKARKLIDKTLKLADRPGKRFVS